The DNA sequence CTTGTCCTGCAGCTCCTGCACGGTCAGGTCCTTCAATTCAGTGCCTTTCTTCTTCATCGCTCCTGTGGCTTATTGGCCGTCGTGGTCCTCGCGGGCCACGAACTTGGTGGGGATGGGCAGTTTCTGGGCGGCCAGGCGCAGGGCCTCCTTGGCGGTGGCCATGGGCACACCGTCCACTTCGAAGATGATCCGGCCGGCATGGCACACGGCCACCCAGTGGTCCAGGGAGCCTTTGCCTTTGCCCATGCGCACCTCGGCGGGTTTGCTGGTCACGGGCTTGTCCGGGAACACCTTGATCCAGACCTGGCCTTCACGCTTCATGTGGCGGGTAAGGGCCACACGGGCGGCCTCGATCTGGCGGCTGGTGAGCCATACGCTCTCCAAGGCCTTCAGGCCGAAGGTGCCCAGGGTGACACGATGGCCGCGCTGGGCCATGCCCTTCATGCGGCCCTTGTGCATATTGCGGCGTCTGCTGCGCTTGGGTTGCAACATGGCGATCAGAGTTTGTTGCGGTCGGCCCCGCGGTTCATTCCACCTCCACGACGCTCGCCACGATCACCGCCTCCGCGGCGTTCACGGCGCTCACCTCCACCACGCGGGCCCATGGGACGTGCGCCCGGTGCGCCCTTGGCCTGGCCCTGGTTGGGGCTGAGGTCCTTCTTGCCATACACCTCGCCACGGCAGATCCAGCACTTCACGCCGATGCGCCCCATTTTGGTGTGGGCCTCGGCAATGGCGAAGTCGATGTCCGCACGCAGGGTGTGCAGGGGCACGCGGCCCTCGCGGTAGCTCTCCGTACGGGCGATCTCGGCACCGTTGAGGCGGCCGCTCACCGTGAGCTTGATGCCCTCGGCGCCCATGCGCATGGTGCTGGCCACGGACATCTTCATGGCGCGGCGGAAGCTGATGCGCCCCTCCAACTGGCGGGCGATGCTGTCGGCCACCAGGCGGGCGTCCAATTCGGGGCGCTTGATCTCGAAGATGTTGATCTGGACATCCTTGCCGGTGAGCTTCTTGAGCTCCTCGCGCAGCTTGTCCACCTCGGCGCCGCCCTTGCCGATGATGACGCCGGGGCGGGCGGTGTTGATGGTGACGGTGACGAGCTTGAGGGTGCGCTCGATGACGATCTTGGCCACGGACGCCTTCTTCAGGCGGGCCATGAGATACTGCCGGATGCGCTCGTCCTCCACGAGCTTCTCACCGTAGTTCTTTCCGCCATACCAGTTGCTGTCCCAGCCCTTGATGAAGCCGAGGCGGATGCCGGTAGGATGTGCTTTCTGTCCCATGTTGTCTTGTTCTCGGCGAGTGGTCAGTTCACGGTATCGACGATGAGGCTAACGTGGTTGCTGCGCTTGCGCATGCGGTAGGCTCGGCCCTGTGGTGCGGGCAGCATGCGCTTCAGGCTGCGGGCCTCGTCCACGCGTACGCTCTTCACCACCAGGCCGGCCTCGTCGGCCTTGCGGCCATCGTTCTTGGCCTGCCAGTTGGCGATGGCGCTCATCAGCAGTTTCTCCAGGTCGCGGCTGCTGTGGCGTGTGCTGAAGCGCAGGATGCCCAGCGCCTGGCCCACCTCCTTGCCACGGATCAGGTCGGCGACCTGGCGCATGCGGCGCGGGCTGGTGGGCACATTGCGAAGCTGTGCCATGGCCACGGTCTTGCGGGCCTCCTTGCGGGCGTCAGCGGCGAGTTTCTTGCGGGCTCCCATGTGGATCAGTTCTTCTTGTTGCCGGAGTGCCCGCGGAAGGTGCGCGTGGGCGCGAACTCGCCCAGCTTGTGGCCCACCATGTTCTCGGTCACGTACACCGGAATGAATTTGTTGCCGTTGTGCACCGCGATGGTCATCCCCACGAAGTCGGGGGTGATGGTGCTGGCGCGCGACCAGGTCTTGATCACGTTCTTCTTGCCCGAGGCCTGGGCCTCGCCTACACGCTTGGTGAGCTTGTAGTGGACGAAGGGCGGTTTCTTGAGTGAACGGCTCATGGTCTAACTGGTGGTTCAGGCGCCTTTCTTGGCGTTGATGCGTTCGATGATGAACTTGCTGGTCGGGTTCTTCGGCCTGCGGGTCTTCTTGCCCTTGGCCAGGAGGCCCTTGCGGCTGCGCGGGTGTCCACCGCTGGCGCGGCCTTCGCCACCGCCCATCGGGTGGTCCACCGGGTTCATGGCCACGGCGCGGGTGCGCGGACGGCGACCCAGCCAGCGGCTGCGGCCGGCCTTGCCGCTCTTCTGCAGCATGTGCTCGCCGTTGCCCACGGTGCCAACGGTGGCCAAACAGGTCACCAGCACCATGCGCACTTCGCCGCTCGGCATCTTCAGCGTGGCGTAGCGGCCTTCACGGGCGCTGAGCTGGGCGAAGGTGCCGGCGCTGCGCGCGATGGCGCCGCCCTTGCCGGGGTGGAGTTCGATGTTGTGCACCACCGTGCCCAGGGGGATCTCGCTCAGCGGAAGCGTGTTGCCCACTTCGGGCGGTACGCCGTTGAGGCCGCTCAGCACGGTCTGGCCCACCTGCAGGCCGTTGGGGGCCAGCATGTAGCGTTTCTCGCCATCGGCATAGAACAGCAGGGCGATGCGCGCGCTGCGGGAAGGATCGTACTCGATGGTCTTCACCGTGGCGGGGATGCCGTGCTTGTCGCGCTTCAGGTCCACCGTGCGGTAGCGCTGCTTGTGACCACCGCCGAGATAGCGCATGGTCATCTTGCCCTGGTTGTTGCGGCCGCCACTCTTGTGGATGCCACGCGTCAGGCTCTTCTCCGGGACGTTGGTGGTGACGCCCTCGAAATCGGTGATGACCCGGTGGCGGGTGCCGGGGGTCACGGGGTTGAGTTTTCTGATGCCCATCTCTGCTCGATGCTACGGGGTCAAATGCTGCTGTACAGGTCGATGGTCTCGCCTTCCTTCACGGTGACGATGGCCTTCTTGTAGCTGGAGGTGCTCCCCCGAAGGATGTTCGTCTTGGTGTAGCGGGTGCGGTCCTTGCCACGGCAGATCATGGTGCGCACACCGGTGACGGTGACGCCGTACTCCTTCTCCACCGCCTGCTTGATCTGCACCTTGTTGCTGGTGCGGGCCACCTCGAAGCCGAAGCGGTTCTGCTTCTCGCCCTGGGCGGTCATCTTCTCGGTGACGATGGGCCGTATGATGATCTGGCTCATGGCTTACTTGGTGAGGGTGGCCTCCAGCACCGCGATCGCGTCCTTCACGATCAGCAGTCCGTTGGCGTTCATGATATCGTAGGTGTTCAGGTCGCTGGCCGTCACCACGCGGGCACCCTGGATGTTGCGCGCGCTGAGCAGCACATTGTCATCCTTGGTGGGCACCACCAGCAGGCTCTTGCGCGTGCCCAGCTCGAAAGCCTTGAGCAGCGCCATGTAGTCCTTGGTGCGCGGGGCGCCGATCTCCACGCCATCGAGCACCTTGATGGCGCCGTCCTTGGCCTTGTGGGTAAGGGCGCTGCGGCGGGCCAGGTCCTTCACCTTCTTGTTCAGTTTGAAGTGGTAGTCGCGCGGCTTGGGGCCGAACACGCGGGCGCCACCCTTGAACAGGGGGTTCTTGATGGAACCCTTGCGGGACCCACCGGTGCCCTTCTGGCGGTGCAGCTTCTTGGTGCTGCCGCTCACCTCGCTCTTCTCCAAGGTCTTGGCGGTGCCTTGGCGCTTGTTCGCCAGGTGCTGCTTCACGTCCAGCCAGATGGCGTGGTCGTTGGGCTCGACCGCGAAGACGGCGTCGCTGAGCTTGGCCTTCTTGCCGGTGGACTTGCCGTCCTTGCCGTAGATCTCGAGTTCCATCTTACTTCCAGATGATCACGATGCTGCCCTTGGGACCGGGAACGGTGCCCTTGAGCAACAACAGGTTCTTCGCCGAATCCACCTTCACCACACGGAGGTTCTCGGTGGTGATCTTCTTGCCTCCGGTGCGGCCGGCCATGCGCATGCCCTTGAACACGCGGCTGGGGTAGCTGCTGCCGCCCAGCGATCCGGGCGCGCGGCTACGGTCATGCTGGCCGTGGGTGGCCTCGCCCACGCCGCTGAAGCCGTGGCGCTTCACAACGCCCTGGAAGCCCTTGCCCTTGCCGTTGCCGGTCACCGTCACGTAGCTGCCCTCCTCGAAGAGGTCCACGCCGATCGTGTCGCCGAGCTTCAGGTCCTGCTCGAACTCCTTGAACTCGTGGGCCTTCTTCTTCACCGTGGTGCCGGCCTTCTTGTAGTGCCCTTTGAGGGCGGCGGGGGTGTTCTTCTCCCGGCGCTCACCGAAGGCGAGTTGCACGGCCTCATAGCCGTCCTTCTCGGAGGTCTTCACCTGGGTGACCACATTGGGCGTGGCCTCGATCACGGTGCAGGCCACCAGGTTCCCGTCCGTGTCGAACAGGCTGGTCATCCCGATCTTTTTGCCGATCAATCCGCTCATGGCTTCTTCGTTCTAACCGGTCAGACTTTGATCTCCACGTCCACACCGCTGGGCAGTTCCAGCTTCATCAGCGCATCGATGGTCTTGCTGCTGGAGCTGTAGATGTCCATCATGCGCTTGTAGCTGCAGAGCTGGAATTGCTCGCGGGCCTTCTTGTTCACGTGCGGCGAGCGCAGCACGGTGAAGATGCGCTTGTGGGTGGGCAGGGGAATGGGGCCGCTCACCACCGCGCCGGTGCTCTTCACCGTCTTCACGATCTTCTCGGCGCTCTTGTCGACGAGGTTGTGGTCGTAGGACCGCAACTTGATCCGGATCTTCTGGGTCATCGCTGGTGGCTTGTTAGGCTGATACTTTGCCGCGCACCTTGGCCAGCACGGCCTCGGTGACGTTGTTGGGTGCTGGGTCGTAATGGCTGAACTCCATGGTGCTGCTGGCACGGCCGGAGCTCATGGTGCGCAGGGAGGTGACGTAACCGAACATCTCGCTCAAGGGCACGGTGCCGCGGATCGCCTTGGCGCCGGAGCGGTCCTCCATGCCCTGGATGGTGCCACGGCGGCGGTTGAGGTCGCCCACGATGTCGCCCATGTTCTCCTCGGGGGTGATCACCTCGATCTTCATGATGGGCTCCAGCAGCACGGGCTTGCACTTGGGCAGCGCGGTGCGGAAGGCGCTCTTGGCGCAGATCTCGAAGCTCAACGCGTCGGAGTCCACGTTGTGGAAGCTGCCATCGTAGAGGGTCACCTTCAGGCTTTCCATGGGATAGCCCGCCAGCACACCGTTCTTCAGCGAGGCCTCGAAGCCTTTCGCCACGGGCTGGATGAATTCCTTGGGGATGACACCGCCCTTGATCTCGTCGATGAACTCCAGCCCGGTCTTCTCCGGATCGGTCTGGGGCTCGATGCGCACATGGATGTCGGCGAATTTGCCGCGGCCACCCGTCTGCTTCTTGTACAGCTCGCGGTGTTCCACGGTGCCGGTGATGGCTTCCTTGTACTTCACCTGCGGTGCGCCCTGGTTGCATTCCACCTTGAACTCGCGCTTGAGGCGGTCCACGATGATCTCCAGGTGCAGTTCGCCCATGCCGCTGATCACGGTCTGGCCGGTCTCGTCGTCGGTATGCACCTTGAAGGTGGGGTCCTCCTCGGCCAGTTTGGCCAGGGCGGCGCCCAGCTTGTCCAGGTCGGCCTGGGTCTTGGGCTCCACGGCGATGCCGATCACCGGCTCAGGGAAGCTCATGCTCTCCAGAACGATCGGATTGTTCTCGTCGCAAAGGGTATCGCCCGTGCGGATGTCCTTGAAGCCCACGGCGGCACCGATGTCGCCGGCCTCGATCACCTCCACAGGATTCTGTTTGTTGGAGTGCATCTGGAAGATGCGGCTGATGCGCTCCTTGTTGCCGCTGCGCATGTTGCGCACATAGCTGCCGGCAGGGACCGCACCGCTGTAACAACGGAAGAAGGCCAGGCGCCCCACGTAGGGGTCCGTGGCGATCTTGAAGGCCAGGCTGGCCATCGGCTCGGAAGCGTCGGGCCTGCGGGTGACCTCCTCGCCCGTGTCGGGGTTGGTGCCGGTCACCGCCTCGATGTCCATCGGGCTGGGCAGATAGGCCATCACCGCGTCGAGCATGGTCTGCACACCCTTGTTCTTGAAGGCGCTGCCACACAGGATGGGCGTGATGCTCATGCTGATGGTGCTCTTGCGGATGGCGTTCATGATCTCGGCCTCGGTGAGCGACTCGGGATCATTGAAATACTTCTCCATCAAGGAGTCGTCGCTCTCGGCCACGGCCTCGATGAGCTTGTCGCGCCACTCCTGCACGGTGTCCTTCAGGTCGTCGGGGATGGGCACCTCGTTCCAGGTCATGCCCTGGTCGGATTCGTTCCAGACCATGCCCCGGTTGTTGATCAGGTCCACCACGCCTTTGAAGTCGGCTTCGGCGCCGATGGGCACCTGCAAGGGCACGGGCTTGGCGCCCAGGCGCTCCTTGATCTGGCCCACCACACGGAAGAAGTCCGCACCGCTGCGGTCCATCTTGTTGACGAAGCCCAGGCGGGGCACCTTGTACTTGTTGGCCTGGCGCCATACGGTCTCGCTCTGGGGCTCCACGCCGCCCACGGCGCAGAAGAGCGCCACGGCACCGTCCAGCACGCGCAGGCTGCGCTCAACTTCCACGGTGAAGTCCACGTGGCCCGGGGTGTCGATCAGGTTGATCTTGTACTTCTCACCGCGGTAGTCCCAGCTGGTGGTGGTGGCGGCGCTGGTGATGGTGATGCCACGCTCCTGCTCCTGTTCCATCCAGTCCATGGTGGCGGCCCCGTCGTGCACCTCGCCGATCTTGTGGACCAGGCCGGTGTAGTACAGGATGCGCTCGGACGTGGTCGTCTTGCCGGCATCGATGTGCGCCATGATGCCGATGTTGCGCGTATATCTGAGGTCCCTCTTGGCCATCTTGGTCTGTGCTACACGGTGGGATCAGAAACGGAAATGGCTGAAGGCCTTGTTGGCCTCGGCCATGCGGTGCACTTCCTCTTTTTTCTTGAAGGCCGCGCCCTCCTCCTTGGAGGCGGCCAGCAGTTCGTTGGCCAGGCGCATCGCCATGCTGCGCTCGTTGCGCTCGCGGGCGTAGCCGATGAGCCACTTCATGGCCAACATGCGCTTGCGGTCCTCACGCACGGCCTGCGGGATCTGGAAGTTGGCCCCGCCCACGCGGCGGCTGCGCACCTCCACCTGGGGGGTCACGTTCTGCAGGGCCTTGCGGAACACCTCCAGGCCTTCGCCACCACTCTTTTCCGTGGCGATGTCGATGGCCGCATAGAAGATGTCCAGGGCCTTGGTCTTCTTGCCCTCGAACATCAGGTTGTTCACGAACTTGGTCACGAGCACATCGCCGAACTTGGGATCCGGCAGGATGGTGTGTTTCGCCGCTTTCTTGCGCATGGTCGTCTAAGGCGTCAACGGTTACTTCTTCTTGGCGGGAGCTTGTCCGGGCTTCGGACGCTTGGTGCCGTACTTGCTGCGGCGCTGGTTGCGGCCCTCCACCCCGCTGGTGTCGAGCACGCCCCGTACGATGTGGTACTTCACGCCGGGCAGGTCCTTCACCCGGCCGCCACGCACCAGCACGATGCTGTGTTCCTGCAGGTTGTGGCCCTCGCCACCGATGTAGGCGATCACCTCATAACCGTTCACCAGGCGCACCTTGGCCACCTTGCGCAGGGCCGAGTTCGGCTTCTTGGGCGTGGTGGTGTACACCTTGGTGCAAACACCACGGCGCTGCGGGCAGCGGGTCAGGGCGACCGACTTGCTCTTGTACACAGGGGTCTCGCGACCCTTCCGGATGAGCTGTTGGATGGTAGGCATGAGGTCCTTTCGTCTTGGCTTTCAGGCGTTTCCGCATATCCCTTGGCGAAAACGGGCTGCGAAGGTAATCCAAAGCCTTTTTTCAACCGGGTGAGGTCAATGAATTTTTTCGGAGACCACCTGTCATGCGGCCGTCCGGGGGCGATGAAGACCATCGCAGGGAAGGGCATATCCCCCTGATTACCTAGCGATGGCACGACAAACCTCCGTCGACGGAGTGTGCTCCGATCCGCCGTGCGAAAGACCCTGGAATGAACAGGGCGGGCAGCATGTGGAGATTACCTTTGTTCGCATCATATGATCTGAATGGATGTCGGCAGCATCACCCTCTACAGCATTTCGCCCCGCATGCTGGGCCTGCTGACGAGCATCCACCAGCACCTGGGCGAGGTACATGCCCGCCACCTGCAACTCTGTCCGGCGGAACTGGCCATGGCCTACCGCGTGAGCAGCGTGCACGCCACCGTGGCCATAGAGGGGGGCACCCTGGAACCCGTGCCCGTGGCGGACCTCCTGGCGCACGGCGCCGCACCTTCCCTACCAGCCCATTTCGAGGTGCTCAACACACACCGGGTGCAGGAACTGCTTCCCGCCTTGGACCCCTATACCGCGCAGGACCTGCGCCACGCCCATGCCGTGCTGATGCACGGCCTGGCATTGGATGCCGGCCACTTCCGCAGCGGACCCATGGATGTGCTCTATGGCGACCCCGAACCCCTGCGCGTGGCCTCGGCCCATGACCTGCCCGCCACCGTGCAGGAGTTGCTCCAGTACGCCGAGGAGGATGACTTCCCGCCCCTGCTCACCAGTTGCGTAGTACACTTCGGCCTCATCTACCTGCGGCCTTTTACTGCCGGCAACGGCCGCCTGGCCCGGCTGTGGCAGCGGCGCCTGCTCATGCGCCATTGGCCGGTATTCGCCTACCTGCCCGTGGAGGCCTTCATCCACCAACGCGAACCCGCCTACCACGCCGCGCTGGAGTACGCCGACCGCCGGGGTGATTGCGGCGGCTTCATCACCTACCTGCTGGAACGCATCGACGAGGCCCTGACCGAACTGCTTTCAGAAGGCGAACCGGTACGCGGTGCCAATGACCGCATGGCCGTCTTCCTGGCCCAAGCCACAAAGCGGCCCTTCCGCCGGAAGGACTACCTGGCCTTCTACCCGGAGCTGAGCACCGCCACGGCGACCAGGGATCTGCGGGAGGCGGTGGATGGCGGCTTGCTGCAGATGGAGGGTGAAGGGCGGGGGGTGACCTACCAGAAGAAGTAGCGCCCTACTCCACCACCACCCTCGTATGCCGCTGCCCTTCGGGGTCCGTGACCCGTAACACATAGGTGCCCCTGCCGAAGCGCGAGAGGTCCACCTCTTCCAGCGTGGCGCCGGTGGGCAGTGGGCGCTGGTACAGCAATCTCCCCATGGCGTCGTACACCGAATAGTAGCTCTCGGCCATCAACGGGTCTGCGAACTCCACGGTGAAGCGACCCAGGGTGGGGTTGGGGTACACGCGCATGGCGCGTAGCTTGGTAGGCCGGTATTGCTGCACACTGGTGACCACGCAAGCATCGTACACATTGATGGGATCGAAGATGGTGTCGTTCACAAAGGCAGGGTGAACGGTGGCGCCATCGATGGAGGTAAGCACGAAATTGCTATCCGTGGGAAAGAGGTCCAGTACCTGAACGGGGTGTTGGCGCTCCAGACAGGAGAAGTGGCCCAGGCTATCCGTCTTGAAGATATAGGGGAGGCCGGTGTTCATCTCTGGCAGATCGCCCCATACACCACCGCTGATCAAATAGCCTCCGTCCGAATGCGCCAATAGGTCCTTCGTGAAGTAATCATAGCCACTTGCTCCCCCGGACCGTGTCCAAAGCGTATCGCCGTTCAAGTCGGTCTTCATCAGAAAAGGCCGTAAGAAGAAATTGTACCCCGGATGCCCCAAGGTGGCCAGCACCACATAGTTGCCATCCAAGGCTTTTACGATGCGAGAACTCTGCCCTGTGTACCAATAGTTCGGTGCGCTGTCATAACCCCGGGACCATTGTACTTCCCCAGCACCGTCCAGTTTCATCATGAAGAGCTTCGGCTGGAACGTGGTAGGCAGCGGGATGAACGGGTTCGTGGAAGCCGTGCTATCCGTGTAGCCGGTGATGATGAAGGCATCGTCCGACTCGATCAGCGCGTCGTGCAACATCCCTCGGGGGCGGATATAGGACTTGCACCAGAGAAAATTGCCGTTCGCATCCATGCGTGCCACCACCGCCCCGGCCGTGTCCATGTTGATGCCCGCCAGCAGGTCGCCGCCGGGCAGTTCTTTGATGAACTGAAAAGCGGCTTGATGACTGAACCGTTTGGCCCATACCGGCTCCCCGGCAGCATCAACCTTCAGTGCGAAGAATCTATAGTCGCGAGTCCCCCAAGCGATGGCTCCTCCCTCTCCACTTAATATATCGAGATCTCCAGCCATGTTTGAGCACTCGGGTGCGTTTAGAGCATAATGGTGAATAGACAAGATGTTGCCTATAGAATCCATCCGTCCAATCACGGGATATGTTTTTTTCGCTCCGGTGGTCGAGCAAGTATCCTTCCAGTATCCGCCCACAAAATAGAATTCGTTTTCAGTATATTTTTTGATAGATTGCATCACTACAAAAGTATCAATATAATAAGCATGACTGTGTATTATCACACCATCGTTATTGGAAATTGATGTTCCGGTTATATTGATACTAAATGAATTCACAACAATGGTCAACACATTCCCACTATTCAGTTCAATCAGGTTGAATTTCCCAGCAGCACCACCAGAATATATTCTTTCATATACTGGCTGAGACAAGACCCAGCAGAACTGAATGGAAGACAACAGGAGCAAGGTCAACCTCATCATGGCTCAGTGGATGATCAATTTCTTCACCTTTATGTGTACTCCATCGGTCACACGCACCCAATAGGCACCCTTGGCCAACTGGCCGAGGGGCAGGAAGTGGTTGGTTCCCGTGATGTTGGCCTGTGAGGTCACCCGCCTGCCTGCCATATCCAGGACCGCAATATCCTTGGGTGCGTCATCCGGGAAGCGAAGGAAGAGTGCGTCGCGGGCGGGGTTCGGATACAGCGTGTAATCCCAACCGGCTTCGGGCACAGCTTGTGCGGCAGGCGGTAACTGCAGGCTCTTCACGAAGGGAGCGGGGGTGATGATGAAGGCATAGTCGGCGTGGAGTGTGTCCATGTAGTTGTTGAGCGTGCCGCCCAAAGGCGCGGTGGAAAGGTCGAGCGTGATCATTCCCGTACCGGAAAGATCCTCATCGTCATCGGGACATACGGTGGTGTTCATCCGCGTCGGGAACCAGGTGATGTAGTAGAGGCCATCTCAAAAATAGTTGAGGTGTCCTGAGCCATGAACAACGGGCGTTTGACAACCGAAGAAGGGAGGGTCTTGATCCTTTCACCGTGCATGTCCTCTTTCGATGTCCAAAACGATGGACTGCACGGACGCCCAGTGGGAAGCGGTCAAGGACCTGCTCTCACCTATTCAAGAGAGGACCGAGACGCGTGGCAGGAAGCCACTGGATGCTCGGGAGGTGTTCAATGGGGTATTATGGATCTGCCGGACAGGAGCCAGATGGCAGGATCTTCCACCGCGCTACCCTCCTTACCAGTCGTGCCATCGGTACTTCCAGCGCTGGTGTCAGCAGGGCGTATGGGACAAGGTGCTGTGGGCCTTGGCGCAGGACCTCAAACGAAGAGGGAAGATCGACATCACAGAATGCTTCATCGATGGCACCTTCTCCAGTGCCAAAAAAGGGGGCTCCATATCGGCCCGACTAAGCGAGGTAAAGGCACCAAGATCATGGTCGTCACAGACGCTGCTGGTCTTCCTATCGCCGTACGGACCTTCGGAGCCAGCACCCACGAAGTGAAGCTCGTGACCCAAACGCTGGCCGCGCGTTTCATGGAAGAATTGCCCCAAGTGCTCATCGGCGACAAGGCCTACGATAGCGATCAGCTCGATCGCAAGCTCAAGCGCAGGAAGGTCCGCATGATCGCACCGAACCGCGCAGGGCGTTCAAAATCCCAAGATGGAAGGGAGCTTCGCAGATACAAGCGGAGATGGAAGGTGGAGCGATGCTTCGCCTGGCTCAACAACTTCAGGCGTACTGTGGTCCGCTACGAGTATCACAGCATCAACTTCCTGGGCTTCGTCCAGCTCGCTTGTGCCATGATCCTCATGCGCAAACTATTTTGAGATGGCTTCTAGTCAGTGGCTTGCTCGAAACCGGTGAGCGTGATGGATTGTGTGCTCGGCGGATCGCAGCCGAGGAAATTCTGAGTGTTGCTTCTGAGGTAGAAGCTGTTCATCACCCAGGCGTTGCGGTTATGCACCCAGCCGATGGCGACGTTGTTGTCCGTGTTCTTCAGGTAGTACGCCTCGATCTCGTTATCATTGCTTTCATCGAACACCTTTTGCGCCGTGTAGTCGCCATTGAAGAAGCCATAGTCCAACCAACTCGGGTGTGCCAGCAGATCGGCCAGCGGCCGGAAGTGGTGGTGTATCCTCTTGTTCCTAACAGGAATGGAAATACCTCCAACATACATTTCATTATCTTCCCCAAGAACATTCGAAGATTGCTGGAGTGGACTCCATTGGAATGGATTATTGGGGTCATTCGGCGGCTGTGGCAATGCATCCTCCCACCAGAACACCCTGCCCCACAACCAAGTGGTCCCCGTCGCAAACTTGCCACTGAAAGCCGAAGCCCAGAGCTCATTGTGGAATGAGACATCATAGTTGTGGAAGATCCCCTCAACCAGAGAATTGAATCCGGTCAGGTGGGTATAATGGTTGAACTCCCCGTGACTGAAAGGTTTGCGGAGGGCCTCAGTGGTGGGCGGGTACTGGGTCCGGAAGTCCTGCACTTGGTCGAACGCACCTCTCAGATGCCAGGCAGGAAGGCCCTGGTCGACCAGTGTGGGATGGATACCGTGATGAACATCGATCAGGTCCACCGCTTCATTGGAAAAGGGCAAGTAATGGGCGCTGTTGGCCGGTCCCGTCCCTCCAGTATAGCTCATGAGCCAGAGCTTGTTCTTTTCTCCCAACGGTGAATGAACGAGATCATCGTGCTCCACATCACCGCGGACATGATCCGTTATGTCCGTCAACCATTGGTCGATGATGACAGGCAGCAAGGAATCCATGGGCCATTCTATCCTATTGATCGGACACATATCCCAAAGTGGATGAGGTTCTTGGATACTCAGGTCATCATAGCTATACGTAAGCATCTGATCGATCTCATTGAAAGGCTCCCATGCCGCGATATTGACTGAATATCCCCAGCGGGACATGATATACTTGTACTTCCTCTTCCAGTAGTAGAATACTCCGCTGTTCTTGTTGGCAGGATCACCTCCCTCATAGAAGAACTCTTTGAGGTCATACCTTCCAGTACTTGGATCCCTGATAGGGTTCAGATAGTTCAAGACGTATGCATGGGGTCCCCATATTGGGATCTCGTAGGCCTTGATAGGCGGATAGGGGTCAACACATAATTGCACGTAAATGCCATTATCATGGATATGATCGAGCAATTGACCGAACGCCCAACATTGATATTGGCAGTTACCGCGATAGATGAGATCCCAAGGTGGGTTGGACAAACAAATTTGTGGTGCTCGGTAAGAATCATAGACGCCTAGATTCACCCATTCCGGAGCGAAGATCGAGCGCATGAGATACATACGAGAGAAATTGCCTCCCATCGAATGAAGGTCTTCCAGTGCTTGTTTCATCAAGTTGTAATCACGCATGAGGAAGTACCAGTCGCTACTGGCCTTGTCGGCAAGGTTGGGTCCCAAACCGAAGAAGGGTGTACCATCTTCGAACTGGAGGTTGCGGCGGTTAGCTTCACTGACCTTCAAGAAGCCCCTGTTGCCTGGCACCGGAGGGCCGCAGTGGAACTTATAGCCCCAATAGTCATGCTCGGGGAGCGCTTGATCGGCCAGCGTCTGGGTGTGAGGAGCTTTTACCGCCAAGTCGAAACGCCAAGGCCCTTCCACATCCGGAGCGATACGGAATCGAATGTGGTAGGGGTATAGCGGATCATCAGGGGCTTCGAC is a window from the Flavobacteriales bacterium genome containing:
- the fusA gene encoding elongation factor G, whose protein sequence is MAKRDLRYTRNIGIMAHIDAGKTTTSERILYYTGLVHKIGEVHDGAATMDWMEQEQERGITITSAATTTSWDYRGEKYKINLIDTPGHVDFTVEVERSLRVLDGAVALFCAVGGVEPQSETVWRQANKYKVPRLGFVNKMDRSGADFFRVVGQIKERLGAKPVPLQVPIGAEADFKGVVDLINNRGMVWNESDQGMTWNEVPIPDDLKDTVQEWRDKLIEAVAESDDSLMEKYFNDPESLTEAEIMNAIRKSTISMSITPILCGSAFKNKGVQTMLDAVMAYLPSPMDIEAVTGTNPDTGEEVTRRPDASEPMASLAFKIATDPYVGRLAFFRCYSGAVPAGSYVRNMRSGNKERISRIFQMHSNKQNPVEVIEAGDIGAAVGFKDIRTGDTLCDENNPIVLESMSFPEPVIGIAVEPKTQADLDKLGAALAKLAEEDPTFKVHTDDETGQTVISGMGELHLEIIVDRLKREFKVECNQGAPQVKYKEAITGTVEHRELYKKQTGGRGKFADIHVRIEPQTDPEKTGLEFIDEIKGGVIPKEFIQPVAKGFEASLKNGVLAGYPMESLKVTLYDGSFHNVDSDALSFEICAKSAFRTALPKCKPVLLEPIMKIEVITPEENMGDIVGDLNRRRGTIQGMEDRSGAKAIRGTVPLSEMFGYVTSLRTMSSGRASSTMEFSHYDPAPNNVTEAVLAKVRGKVSA
- the rpsG gene encoding 30S ribosomal protein S7; translated protein: MRKKAAKHTILPDPKFGDVLVTKFVNNLMFEGKKTKALDIFYAAIDIATEKSGGEGLEVFRKALQNVTPQVEVRSRRVGGANFQIPQAVREDRKRMLAMKWLIGYARERNERSMAMRLANELLAASKEEGAAFKKKEEVHRMAEANKAFSHFRF
- the rpsL gene encoding 30S ribosomal protein S12, whose translation is MPTIQQLIRKGRETPVYKSKSVALTRCPQRRGVCTKVYTTTPKKPNSALRKVAKVRLVNGYEVIAYIGGEGHNLQEHSIVLVRGGRVKDLPGVKYHIVRGVLDTSGVEGRNQRRSKYGTKRPKPGQAPAKKK
- a CDS encoding Fic family protein, with the protein product MDVGSITLYSISPRMLGLLTSIHQHLGEVHARHLQLCPAELAMAYRVSSVHATVAIEGGTLEPVPVADLLAHGAAPSLPAHFEVLNTHRVQELLPALDPYTAQDLRHAHAVLMHGLALDAGHFRSGPMDVLYGDPEPLRVASAHDLPATVQELLQYAEEDDFPPLLTSCVVHFGLIYLRPFTAGNGRLARLWQRRLLMRHWPVFAYLPVEAFIHQREPAYHAALEYADRRGDCGGFITYLLERIDEALTELLSEGEPVRGANDRMAVFLAQATKRPFRRKDYLAFYPELSTATATRDLREAVDGGLLQMEGEGRGVTYQKK
- a CDS encoding T9SS type A sorting domain-containing protein: MMRLTLLLLSSIQFCWVLSQPVYERIYSGGAAGKFNLIELNSGNVLTIVVNSFSINITGTSISNNDGVIIHSHAYYIDTFVVMQSIKKYTENEFYFVGGYWKDTCSTTGAKKTYPVIGRMDSIGNILSIHHYALNAPECSNMAGDLDILSGEGGAIAWGTRDYRFFALKVDAAGEPVWAKRFSHQAAFQFIKELPGGDLLAGINMDTAGAVVARMDANGNFLWCKSYIRPRGMLHDALIESDDAFIITGYTDSTASTNPFIPLPTTFQPKLFMMKLDGAGEVQWSRGYDSAPNYWYTGQSSRIVKALDGNYVVLATLGHPGYNFFLRPFLMKTDLNGDTLWTRSGGASGYDYFTKDLLAHSDGGYLISGGVWGDLPEMNTGLPYIFKTDSLGHFSCLERQHPVQVLDLFPTDSNFVLTSIDGATVHPAFVNDTIFDPINVYDACVVTSVQQYRPTKLRAMRVYPNPTLGRFTVEFADPLMAESYYSVYDAMGRLLYQRPLPTGATLEEVDLSRFGRGTYVLRVTDPEGQRHTRVVVE